Proteins encoded within one genomic window of Acidovorax sp. 107:
- a CDS encoding CPBP family intramembrane glutamic endopeptidase has product MAVDNAAGADAAHAPTQPGKWRLGGALWLLGMPGVVAVVWTLLPTLKANAALLPLPPEAVLLLSGLQTAVLLALAVALGVWLAPRVGLQAPAVSAWLTGRPMGPALRTQLVPGVCSGVAGAAWLWVLSRLAPTALQPSDPASAMPLVVKLLYGGITEELLVRWGVMTLLLWLGWRLLQRGQGRPGKGLVAGAVLLSAVLFAVGHLPAAQALAGVLTAPVVAFVLVGNTVFGLVAGWLFARHGLEAAIIAHVLAHLLSSPLL; this is encoded by the coding sequence ATGGCCGTGGACAACGCTGCCGGAGCCGATGCGGCCCATGCGCCGACTCAGCCCGGCAAGTGGCGGCTGGGCGGCGCGCTGTGGCTGCTGGGCATGCCCGGCGTGGTGGCGGTGGTCTGGACGCTGCTGCCCACCTTGAAGGCCAATGCCGCCCTGCTGCCGCTGCCGCCAGAGGCCGTGCTTTTGCTTAGCGGGTTACAGACGGCGGTGCTCCTGGCGCTGGCCGTGGCACTCGGGGTGTGGCTGGCGCCCCGCGTGGGCCTGCAGGCGCCCGCAGTGTCTGCCTGGTTGACAGGCAGACCCATGGGCCCCGCGCTGCGTACCCAACTTGTGCCCGGAGTCTGCAGTGGCGTGGCGGGCGCTGCGTGGCTATGGGTGCTGTCCCGGCTGGCGCCCACGGCGCTGCAGCCGTCCGATCCTGCCAGTGCCATGCCGCTGGTGGTCAAGCTGCTCTACGGCGGCATCACCGAAGAGCTACTGGTGCGTTGGGGCGTGATGACCCTGCTGTTGTGGCTGGGCTGGCGCCTGTTGCAGCGTGGTCAGGGGCGCCCAGGCAAGGGGCTGGTGGCTGGGGCGGTGCTGTTGAGCGCCGTGTTGTTTGCCGTGGGGCACCTGCCTGCCGCGCAGGCGTTGGCCGGGGTGTTGACCGCGCCGGTGGTGGCGTTCGTCCTGGTGGGCAATACAGTTTTTGGCCTGGTGGCGGGCTGGCTGTTTGCGCGCCACGGCCTGGAGGCCGCGATCATTGCGCATGTGCTGGCACATCTGTTGTCATCCCCGCTGCTCTGA
- a CDS encoding aminopeptidase P N-terminal domain-containing protein has protein sequence MNTTVPASVYAQRRAHLAAQLGPGGIAIIPTALERPRNRDSDFLFRHDSYFYYLTGFTEPGACLVVAADGRSTLFCQPKDLEREIWDGYRLGPAAASAALGVDAAHSMAELDSKLPRLLENTACVWYPFATHSGLAARVEGWLNVVRGRVRYGAICPAEQNDLCTLLDEMRLFKDAHEQDIMRRASAISAQAHIRAMQRSARMLRAGEDVREYHLDAELLHAFRDAGSQYPAYSSIVAAGANACVLHYRADAAPVRDGELVLIDAGCELDSYASDITRTFPANGKFTGPQRALYDLVLASQDAAVAATKAGARFNDPHDATVAVLAQGMLDLGLLDKNKVGTAQDVIDKRAYFQFYMHRTSHWLGMDVHDCGSYVEPGEVGQTSERKDPLSGETITNRPSRILRPGMVLTIEPGIYVRPAEGVPEQFHNIGIRIEDDAIVTETGCELITRGVPVKADEIEALMRA, from the coding sequence ATGAACACCACCGTGCCTGCCTCCGTCTATGCCCAGCGCCGCGCGCACCTGGCTGCCCAGCTGGGCCCCGGGGGCATTGCCATCATCCCCACGGCGCTGGAGCGTCCACGCAACCGGGACAGCGACTTTCTGTTCCGCCACGACAGCTACTTCTATTACCTGACCGGCTTCACCGAGCCCGGTGCCTGTCTGGTTGTGGCGGCGGATGGCCGTAGCACGCTGTTCTGCCAGCCCAAAGACCTGGAGCGCGAGATCTGGGACGGCTACCGCCTGGGCCCGGCCGCTGCGTCCGCAGCCTTGGGCGTGGACGCCGCGCATTCGATGGCCGAGCTGGACAGCAAGCTGCCGCGCCTGCTTGAAAACACGGCCTGCGTCTGGTACCCGTTTGCCACCCACAGCGGCCTGGCCGCGCGCGTGGAGGGCTGGCTCAATGTGGTGCGCGGGCGGGTGCGCTACGGCGCCATCTGCCCTGCCGAGCAAAACGACCTGTGCACCTTGCTCGACGAGATGCGCCTGTTCAAGGACGCGCACGAGCAGGACATCATGCGCCGCGCCAGCGCCATCAGTGCGCAGGCTCACATCCGCGCCATGCAGCGCTCGGCCCGCATGCTGCGCGCCGGGGAGGATGTGCGCGAATACCACCTGGATGCCGAGCTGCTGCATGCGTTCCGCGACGCGGGCTCGCAGTACCCGGCCTACAGCTCCATCGTGGCAGCGGGTGCGAATGCCTGCGTGCTGCACTACCGTGCCGATGCAGCGCCTGTGCGCGATGGCGAGCTGGTGCTGATCGACGCAGGCTGCGAGCTGGACAGCTACGCCAGCGACATCACCCGCACCTTCCCGGCCAACGGCAAGTTCACCGGCCCGCAGCGCGCGCTGTACGACCTGGTGCTGGCCAGCCAGGATGCGGCCGTGGCGGCCACCAAGGCGGGCGCGCGTTTCAACGACCCGCACGACGCCACGGTGGCCGTGCTGGCCCAGGGCATGCTGGACCTGGGCCTGCTCGACAAGAACAAGGTGGGCACCGCACAGGACGTGATCGACAAACGTGCCTACTTCCAGTTCTACATGCACCGCACCAGCCACTGGCTGGGCATGGATGTGCACGACTGCGGCAGCTATGTGGAGCCCGGCGAGGTGGGCCAGACCAGCGAACGCAAAGACCCGCTCTCGGGTGAAACCATCACCAACCGCCCCAGCCGTATCCTGCGGCCCGGCATGGTGCTGACCATCGAGCCCGGCATCTACGTGCGTCCCGCCGAAGGGGTGCCTGAGCAGTTCCATAACATCGGCATCCGCATCGAAGACGATGCCATCGTCACCGAGACGGGTTGTGAGCTGATCACGCGCGGCGTGCCGGTGAAGGCCGACGAGATCGAGGCGCTGATGCGCGCCTGA
- a CDS encoding nucleotidyltransferase family protein translates to MSPVHHQVPALLLAAGRGERMRPLTDTTPKPLLQVQGQPLLQWHLQALLDAGVERAVINTAWLGGQISGYFPSVFASKCRKNMPEQLSISYSHEGVDFGGALETAGGIARALPQLGPVFWLAAGDVFAPDFVFDSAAVAAFEASDYLAHLWLVPNPAHNPRGDFGLSADGLALNLPAADPAPRYTYSTIALLRAELFALPWCDIPPGNPGGIKAPLAPLLRRAMDNGRVSAQLYTGRWTDVGTPERLAELNTLSLDAP, encoded by the coding sequence ATGAGTCCTGTTCACCACCAGGTGCCCGCATTGCTGCTGGCCGCCGGCCGGGGCGAACGCATGCGCCCGCTGACCGACACCACCCCCAAGCCCCTGCTGCAGGTGCAGGGTCAGCCGCTGCTGCAGTGGCACCTACAGGCCTTGCTGGATGCGGGTGTCGAGAGGGCGGTGATCAACACCGCATGGTTGGGTGGGCAGATCAGCGGGTATTTTCCCAGCGTTTTTGCCTCCAAGTGCAGGAAAAATATGCCTGAACAGCTATCAATTTCATACTCTCACGAGGGGGTGGACTTTGGTGGCGCGCTGGAAACTGCCGGGGGCATTGCGCGCGCGCTGCCCCAGCTGGGGCCGGTGTTCTGGCTGGCGGCGGGCGATGTGTTTGCGCCCGACTTCGTGTTCGACAGCGCCGCGGTAGCGGCCTTTGAGGCCAGTGACTATCTGGCCCACCTGTGGCTGGTGCCCAACCCCGCCCACAACCCGCGCGGCGACTTTGGCCTGTCGGCCGACGGCTTGGCGCTGAATCTGCCCGCCGCCGACCCCGCCCCGCGCTACACCTACAGCACCATCGCCCTGCTGCGCGCCGAGCTGTTTGCGCTGCCCTGGTGCGACATTCCACCGGGCAACCCGGGCGGCATCAAAGCCCCGCTGGCGCCCCTGCTTCGCCGGGCCATGGACAATGGCCGCGTCAGTGCGCAGCTCTACACCGGCCGCTGGACCGATGTGGGCACGCCCGAGCGGCTGGCCGAACTCAACACCCTTTCTCTCGACGCGCCATGA
- the speD gene encoding adenosylmethionine decarboxylase encodes MQGLHLTADLQGCRCASAWLLDATALGRACTDAVRAAGLQAVGQLFHEFPATVHGPGGVTATVLLAESHLCVHTWPEQRAVTLDVYVCNFGADHSAKAHALMDTLLALFQPTAVDRHALQRGVVSGVAA; translated from the coding sequence ATGCAAGGACTGCACCTCACCGCCGATCTCCAGGGCTGCCGCTGCGCCAGTGCCTGGCTGCTGGACGCCACCGCCCTGGGCCGGGCCTGTACCGATGCGGTGCGCGCCGCCGGACTGCAGGCCGTGGGGCAGTTGTTTCATGAGTTTCCGGCCACGGTGCACGGCCCTGGTGGGGTGACCGCTACTGTTTTACTAGCAGAGTCGCACCTGTGTGTACACACCTGGCCCGAGCAGCGCGCGGTGACGCTGGATGTGTATGTGTGTAACTTCGGCGCCGACCATTCGGCCAAGGCACATGCGCTGATGGACACGCTGCTGGCCTTGTTCCAGCCCACGGCCGTGGATCGCCATGCGCTGCAGCGGGGTGTGGTGAGCGGGGTGGCGGCATGA
- the tkt gene encoding transketolase, whose translation MANTQQSQQMANAIRALAMDAVQQANSGHPGAPMGMADMAVGLWARHLKHNPTNPQWFDRDRFVLSNGHGSMLIYSLLHLTGYDLPMSELKNFRQLHSKTAGHPEVGITPGVETTTGPLGQGITNAVGFALAEKLLAAEFNREAHAVVDHNTYVFLGDGCLMEGISQEAISLAGAWKLNKLIALYDDNGISIDGQVTPWFADNTALRFVSAGWNVIGPIDGHDADKVADAIAEAKKQTERPTLVICKTHIGKGSPNRANTSKAHGEPLGAEEIKLTREALGWTAEPFAIPEDVYAGWDAKAAGAAAEATWNKRFAAYTAAFPELAAELTRRMNGDLPANFAQVAVDTVVAAHTKGETVASRKASQLALEAFTAALPELLGGSADLTGSNLTNTKSTPNLRFDMQGNVVKTEVAEGQKIGGRHINYGVREFGMAAIMNGVALHGGFIPYGGTFLTFSDYSRNAIRMAALMKQRVIHVFTHDSIGLGEDGPTHQSIEHVASLRLIPNLDVWRPGDTAETAVAWSVALSNRNKPTVLALSRQNLPYAPKRDLGDISRGAYVLSEPADVGIKKKPQAVIIATGSEVQLALKAQRLLADKKIAVRVVSMPSTTTFDREDAKYKSSVLPAGVPRVAVEMGVTDGWWKYGCAAVVGIDTYGESAPAPVLFKHFGFTEENVADAVLVAIGAARLKPAKKAR comes from the coding sequence ATGGCCAACACCCAGCAATCCCAACAGATGGCAAATGCGATCCGCGCATTGGCCATGGACGCCGTTCAACAAGCCAACTCCGGCCACCCCGGTGCCCCCATGGGCATGGCCGACATGGCCGTGGGCCTGTGGGCTCGCCACCTCAAGCACAACCCCACCAACCCCCAGTGGTTTGACCGCGACCGTTTTGTGCTGAGCAACGGCCACGGTTCGATGCTGATTTATTCGCTGCTGCACCTCACGGGCTACGACCTGCCCATGAGCGAGCTCAAGAACTTCCGCCAGCTGCACAGCAAGACCGCCGGCCACCCCGAAGTGGGCATCACCCCCGGCGTGGAAACCACCACCGGCCCGCTGGGCCAGGGCATCACCAACGCCGTGGGCTTTGCGCTGGCCGAGAAGCTGCTGGCCGCCGAGTTCAACCGCGAAGCCCATGCGGTGGTGGACCACAACACCTACGTGTTCCTGGGCGACGGCTGCCTGATGGAAGGCATCAGCCAGGAAGCGATTTCGCTGGCAGGCGCCTGGAAGCTGAACAAGCTGATCGCCCTGTACGACGACAACGGCATCTCCATCGACGGCCAGGTGACACCCTGGTTTGCCGACAACACGGCCTTGCGTTTTGTGTCCGCCGGCTGGAACGTGATCGGCCCCATCGACGGCCACGATGCCGACAAGGTGGCGGACGCGATTGCGGAAGCCAAGAAGCAGACCGAGCGCCCCACGCTCGTCATCTGCAAGACGCACATCGGCAAGGGCAGCCCCAACCGCGCCAACACCTCCAAGGCCCACGGCGAGCCCCTGGGAGCCGAAGAAATCAAGCTCACGCGCGAAGCCCTGGGCTGGACGGCGGAGCCCTTCGCCATCCCCGAAGACGTGTACGCCGGTTGGGACGCCAAGGCAGCAGGCGCTGCCGCCGAAGCCACCTGGAACAAACGTTTTGCCGCCTACACCGCAGCCTTCCCCGAACTGGCTGCCGAGCTGACCCGCCGCATGAACGGCGACCTGCCCGCCAACTTTGCGCAAGTGGCCGTGGACACCGTGGTCGCCGCCCACACCAAGGGCGAGACCGTGGCCAGCCGCAAGGCCAGCCAGCTGGCGCTGGAAGCCTTCACCGCCGCCCTGCCCGAGCTGCTGGGCGGCAGCGCCGACCTGACGGGCTCCAACCTCACCAACACCAAGAGCACGCCCAACCTGCGCTTCGACATGCAGGGCAACGTGGTCAAGACCGAAGTGGCCGAAGGCCAGAAGATCGGTGGCCGCCACATCAACTACGGTGTGCGCGAGTTCGGCATGGCCGCCATCATGAACGGCGTGGCGCTGCACGGCGGCTTCATCCCCTACGGCGGCACCTTCCTGACCTTCAGCGACTACAGCCGCAACGCCATTCGCATGGCCGCGCTGATGAAGCAGCGCGTGATCCACGTGTTCACGCACGACTCGATCGGCCTGGGCGAAGACGGCCCCACGCACCAATCCATCGAGCACGTGGCCAGCCTGCGCCTGATCCCGAACCTCGATGTCTGGCGCCCGGGTGACACGGCAGAAACCGCAGTGGCCTGGAGCGTGGCCCTGTCCAACCGCAACAAGCCCACCGTGCTGGCCCTGTCGCGCCAGAACCTGCCCTACGCGCCCAAGCGCGACCTGGGCGACATCAGCCGCGGTGCCTATGTGCTGTCCGAGCCCGCCGATGTGGGCATCAAGAAGAAGCCCCAGGCCGTGATCATCGCCACCGGCTCTGAAGTGCAGCTGGCCTTGAAGGCCCAGCGCCTGCTGGCCGACAAGAAGATCGCCGTGCGTGTGGTCTCCATGCCCAGCACCACCACCTTCGACCGCGAAGACGCCAAGTACAAGAGCAGCGTGCTGCCCGCTGGCGTACCCCGCGTAGCGGTGGAAATGGGTGTGACCGACGGCTGGTGGAAGTACGGCTGCGCCGCCGTGGTGGGCATCGACACCTACGGCGAATCGGCCCCGGCCCCCGTGCTGTTCAAGCATTTCGGCTTCACCGAAGAGAACGTGGCCGACGCGGTGCTGGTGGCCATTGGCGCCGCGCGCCTCAAACCCGCCAAAAAGGCCCGGTAA
- the gap gene encoding type I glyceraldehyde-3-phosphate dehydrogenase encodes MTIKIGINGFGRIGRNVLRSAIQNFSDIEVVGINDLLEPDYLAYMLQYDSVHGRFDGTVAVEGNTLIVNGKKIRLTQERDPANLKWNEVGADVVIESTGLFLDKVSAQKHIDAGAKKVLLSAPSKDDTPMFVFGVNHTTYAGQAIISNASCTTNCLAPVAMVLNNKWGIKRGLMTTVHAATATQKTVDGPSNKDWRGGRGILENIIPSSTGAAKAVGVVIPALNKKLTGMSFRVPTSDVSVVDLTVELDKAATYEEIKAEMKAQSEGALKGVLGYTEDKVVATDFRGDTRTSIFDADAGIALDGTFVKVVSWYDNEWGYSNKCLEMVRVVAK; translated from the coding sequence ATGACGATCAAGATTGGTATCAACGGCTTCGGCCGCATCGGCCGCAACGTGCTGCGCTCGGCCATCCAGAACTTCAGCGACATCGAAGTCGTGGGCATCAACGACCTGCTGGAGCCCGACTACCTGGCGTACATGCTGCAGTACGACTCGGTGCACGGCCGCTTTGACGGCACCGTGGCCGTGGAAGGCAACACCCTGATCGTCAACGGCAAGAAGATTCGCCTGACGCAAGAGCGCGACCCAGCCAACCTGAAGTGGAACGAAGTCGGCGCCGACGTGGTGATCGAATCCACCGGCCTGTTCCTGGACAAGGTCTCTGCGCAGAAGCACATCGATGCGGGCGCCAAGAAGGTGCTGCTGTCGGCTCCCTCGAAGGACGACACCCCCATGTTCGTGTTCGGCGTGAACCACACCACCTACGCAGGCCAGGCCATCATCTCCAACGCCTCGTGCACCACCAACTGCCTGGCCCCCGTGGCCATGGTGCTGAACAACAAGTGGGGCATCAAGCGCGGCCTGATGACCACCGTGCACGCTGCCACCGCCACACAAAAGACCGTGGACGGCCCTTCGAACAAGGACTGGCGCGGCGGCCGCGGCATTCTGGAAAACATCATCCCTTCGAGCACTGGCGCTGCCAAGGCCGTGGGTGTGGTGATCCCGGCGCTGAACAAGAAACTGACCGGCATGTCCTTCCGCGTGCCGACCTCCGACGTGTCGGTGGTGGACCTGACGGTGGAGCTGGATAAGGCTGCCACCTACGAAGAAATCAAGGCCGAGATGAAGGCGCAGTCCGAAGGCGCCCTGAAGGGCGTGCTGGGCTACACCGAAGACAAGGTGGTGGCCACCGACTTCCGTGGCGACACCCGCACTTCGATCTTTGACGCGGACGCCGGCATCGCGCTGGACGGCACCTTCGTGAAGGTCGTTAGCTGGTACGACAACGAATGGGGCTACTCGAACAAGTGCCTGGAAATGGTGCGCGTGGTCGCCAAGTAA
- a CDS encoding mechanosensitive ion channel family protein, producing MPPSTFFIWVQETTFAGVPLWSLCVALAAAVATYAAILVVLHLLTRRAKGWATQSHSGMALTLVDVLEGTSRTLMLVVALLVGASLLDLPGRWESRLSQLWFVAVALQMGLWGMRAIGIGVRRYVERHSSSGMTQVSASATLMSWGLRTLLWSVVLLAILSNVGVNITAFIASLGVGGIAVALAVQNILGDLFASLAIAVDKPFEVGDFIVVGNVSGTVQVIGLKTTRIRSLQGEQIVMSNTDLLKQTISNFRMLERRRIVFTFGVAYGTTPEQAEAIPGVVRKLIEAHPELRFDRAHFKALGTNSLDYEVVYIVEDPAYNLYMDLQQSINLGLLREFKAMGVEFAFPTRTVHIASTPPQAPAVAAT from the coding sequence ATGCCGCCATCCACGTTTTTCATCTGGGTCCAGGAGACCACTTTTGCGGGTGTGCCGCTATGGAGCCTGTGTGTGGCCCTGGCAGCGGCTGTCGCTACCTACGCCGCCATCCTTGTGGTGCTGCACTTGCTGACCCGTCGCGCCAAAGGGTGGGCCACGCAGTCACACAGCGGCATGGCACTGACCCTGGTGGACGTGCTGGAAGGCACGAGCCGCACGCTGATGCTGGTGGTGGCGCTGCTGGTGGGCGCCAGTCTGCTGGACCTGCCGGGCCGTTGGGAGAGCCGCCTGAGCCAGCTGTGGTTTGTGGCCGTGGCGCTGCAGATGGGGCTGTGGGGCATGCGCGCGATCGGCATCGGCGTGCGCCGCTATGTGGAGCGGCACTCGTCCAGCGGCATGACGCAGGTCAGCGCTTCGGCCACGCTGATGTCGTGGGGGCTGCGCACGCTGCTGTGGAGCGTGGTGCTGCTGGCCATCTTGTCCAACGTGGGGGTGAATATCACGGCCTTCATCGCTAGCCTGGGGGTGGGTGGTATTGCCGTGGCGCTGGCGGTGCAGAACATCCTGGGCGACTTGTTCGCCTCGCTGGCGATTGCGGTGGACAAGCCTTTTGAGGTAGGCGACTTCATCGTGGTGGGCAACGTGTCGGGCACGGTGCAGGTGATCGGCCTCAAGACCACGCGCATCCGCAGCTTGCAGGGCGAGCAGATCGTGATGTCCAACACTGACCTGCTCAAGCAGACCATCAGCAACTTCCGCATGCTGGAGCGGCGGCGCATCGTGTTCACCTTTGGCGTGGCTTATGGCACCACCCCCGAGCAGGCCGAGGCGATTCCAGGCGTCGTGCGCAAGCTCATCGAGGCGCACCCAGAGCTGCGCTTTGACCGTGCACATTTCAAGGCACTGGGCACCAACTCGCTGGACTACGAAGTGGTCTACATCGTCGAAGACCCGGCCTACAACCTGTACATGGACCTGCAGCAGTCCATCAACCTGGGACTGCTGCGTGAGTTCAAGGCCATGGGGGTGGAGTTTGCATTCCCCACCCGCACGGTGCACATTGCCAGCACGCCGCCGCAGGCACCTGCCGTGGCGGCGACCTGA
- a CDS encoding DUF4398 domain-containing protein codes for MHSSALIRTATAAIALGALAACSSTPAPTEQMAVTRTTVNRVAAAPAVATSAPVQLQQAREKLIQAEKAMAEKDYVAARRLASEAEVDARVAETRADAAGNAATLAQVQDSIRALQDEINRRSPR; via the coding sequence ATGCATTCATCTGCACTGATCCGCACTGCCACAGCGGCAATCGCACTGGGCGCACTGGCCGCCTGCTCGTCCACCCCCGCCCCCACCGAACAGATGGCGGTCACCCGCACCACCGTGAACCGCGTAGCGGCGGCACCGGCGGTGGCCACCAGCGCCCCCGTACAACTGCAGCAGGCCCGCGAGAAGCTCATCCAGGCCGAGAAGGCCATGGCAGAAAAGGACTATGTGGCCGCGCGCCGCCTGGCCTCAGAGGCAGAGGTCGACGCTCGCGTGGCCGAGACGCGCGCCGACGCCGCGGGCAATGCCGCCACCCTGGCCCAGGTGCAGGACAGCATCCGCGCACTGCAAGACGAAATCAACCGCCGTTCGCCCCGCTAG